From the genome of Solanum lycopersicum chromosome 7, SLM_r2.1:
GCAAAACGAAGAAGCTTCTTTGAGAAGTTTTAATCGATGTGAATTGTGAAGGTTGGTCCCGAAGTTTTAATTATCTaggtgataaaatatttatctaggtGGCAAAGTATTTATCTAGGTGTCGTGCGCGTGTAGACACGATCGTAGTGATCAGTCAGAAAAGGTGTACGTGTTGGATGAAAAAgcaagttcagggggtaattaaaacaaaataaagtttaggtgtacactgaataaaaagtttcaagttcagggggtaatgaataattttgccaaaaaaattaatgattaaactgattgtattttattatgttcataattatttgtatttattgagaaatttgtataatgtactataattttgtatatgtattatagagtgattttaacaaaatttcttttatacaaaACTAAACATTATTTGTATACAAATATCTAATGCCCCTCATAAGACTTTGTATATGTTACCTTAATATATGACTCACTATATACATAACTTTGGTAATTGATATAcaactaatagaatatacaaataaggACTATCTCATAATACTTTGTATATATACACTTAATATACAATCCACTAGTTATGTAATTTGTGTATAAATTATACAACCTAATGTTATCGATATTCTTCAGATTTGTCTAGTTCTGATGAGGCAGATTCAATCTCTTCTGAATCAATGTTTATGGCTTTTCTCTTACTTCCACCTTCAACAATCTTAATGCCGCTAAATTTCGCGTTGTTGATGACTTTATGAATTGTCATTTGGTCATTTTCTTTCTTGGATCTCATTCTTCAATAGATTGTTCAACTTGaacttgtttatgttttgtcATAGACCCTACATTGGCCCCAAAATCACGAGTTAACCCAATCGAAATGAAGGTGGGTTatcaacaacattgacatgcaaTGACATACCTCTCGTAGTCCTCATAGATGGAGAGGAACCATTCATTCCGATTTTTTTGACAGACTTGTAATCTgattagtaaaaaatatttaaaacaaatatatatgaaaGAACTAACAAACATAATacatcaagaaaaaatattaaaagccAACGAATTTAGTGATTACCTGCGAAAAGTGGAAGAACAATCAAGGGAAAAAGTCAAAATTTTCCCAATTCGAAATTCAAATTAGAAGGGAAGAGTGATTTTAGGAGAAATATATGGAATGAGAATATGAGAGATAAAGttgattttgtataaaattatgtaGAAAATCTTTGAATGACTATTTTTATTCCGTATACAAATAGGtagagtaaataaattaaattatacccTTAACTAATTACTTAAGGATGTTTGTCATCCCATGTAATTTTCCATTAAAAGAACATGAAAATTCATCCTATAATTTGATCTAGCCCATTTAGCCCGTTAAAGAACATGAAATCCATCCTTTAACTTGATTTGGGCTCATTTAGCCCGTTAACTACACTAATCAAGGCAAAAGGCTAAGTCAGATGTACTTTCCCTGGCCCCATCCCCACCCCCTTTAACATTAGCTAGGGTTAGCTTGAATTATGTATGACCATAATTTAGTGAGTCGAATTTTCTTAGCCTGACAAGATAATATCATCACTTCAATATTcgaacaataaaaattaaaaatctcattcaattgatacataaatgaccaaaaaaatgaaggagtagacattaatattcaaaatatacGTAATCTAAGAACATGGtaagtaattttataattttttctatttattgatTCATTTTCTTCTGCAATCTTGGACTTCCTCCTCCCTTTCTCTTTCTAGGTCTTTTATGGCCTCTTTGTTGCTGATTTAGATGGGAAATCAACTTTTATAGAAACAACTGGCTTAATTGTGAAGGCTGATGGAGAAGAGAAAGGCAGGAATGACCTGATTTCATTTCGGATTTGAATTCTGACTCGTCTTCACTTTTGAAATCAAAAGAAGATTGAGATTTATGTGGGTTTGACctgttttttttagtatttggtCTCTTTTCAATTTGAGGGGTTGTCTCGAGTTCCTCACCATTTTTTAGATTCAGAACTCTTTCTAACCTCAACACTCTTTTTAGCTTTGCCATTTGAGCTATTGTTAACATTATCCTTAACCCCTCCATTACTAGATCCTGGAGCGCCCCAGTTCTCTTCGAGTGCTCAAAACCAGAAAATCCTGACTCTTCGTGAAAACTGGCTCTTCACCATCTTTCACATTAgtcaaaattttcttctttagcCTCCTTACCTTGTCACTAATTTGACTCTTGGAAACTTCAGCCTGCAACTTCCCCTTGATGAATTCATGGAAAGCAGACATGTCGGCACTAGGTTCCATACCTTTTACCGTCTTGTATTCAAGAATCCCTTTGAGTAGAGCAAGCTGGTCATCATCGCTCCAAAGACTCCGGGAAGTAGCAGCAgactttttctcctcttcttctgCAACTTTGGGCATTTTCCTACCTTTCTCTTTCTGTGCCTCTTGCGGTCTCTCTGTTGCTGATTTCGATAGGGCAGCAGCTTTAGCAGCAACATTCGGCTTACGAGGAGGAggagttgattttttttatcctaaTTTTGGTTTCCTTCCTCCCTTTCTAGGTCTTTTGCGGCCTTAAGTTGATTTTAATGGGGCAACAACTTTTGTTGAACCGATGCAGAAGGGGAAGACAGGGAATAACCTTATTCAGATCCTAACTCATTTTCGCTCCTGAACTCAAAAGATGATTGAGATTTTTGTAAGGTTTAAACTGATCTTTATATAAtggatccctttttaatttgaaatttatatcaaattccTTATCACTTTCATCACAAATCCCATTCCATATGTGAGTAGTTGTATTGGTGTTATTCATAAATTTCACTTGGAATACACGTCTAAATGGGGAAAGTGATTATCCAATCGTAGAAGGGCGCGGCAATCGATTAATACATTGGCTTTTTGTATAAATTGAGAAAAACCCTACACAAAGCTTTCATCTTTTTGACTCTGCTTCAACACTCACCCATACACACAGTTGACGGCCGAATAGCTCTCTCTTCTTGCTTTCACAAACAATGGCCCCCAAAACCAAATCCCGCTTAGTAGACCAGCCTCCTTCTGCATCATCCTCTGAAGAACAAGAATTGGTGGAGGAATCccaggaagaagaagaacaacaatCGAGGgaggaagaaggagaagaagaatcAGGGGAAGAaactgaagaagatgaagaaccCAAGACATCTCATCCCGTTGTAAAGAGACCCATTTCTCAAAAACTAGTTCAGACACCACAGAAGCCCCAATTTTCTTCTGGAAGCGAAAATGGGTCAGGATCCGATTCGGAAGCGGAATCGGGTAGTTCTCTGCCTTCACCTTCTGCATCGGCTTTCACCGTTAAGCCGAATGTTGCTGCTAAAGCTGCTGCCTCATCGAAAGCAACACCAAAGAGACCACAAGAGGCGCAGAAAGAGAAAGGGAGGAAGAAGCCAAAGGTTGcagaagaagaggagaaaaagtcTGCTGCTACTCCCCGGAGTCTTTGGAGCGATGATGACCAGCTTGCTCTACTCAAAGGGATTCTTGAATACAAGACGGTAAAAGGTATGGAACCTAGTGCCGACATGTCTGCTTTCCATGAATTCATCAGGGGAAAGTTGCAGGCTGAAGTTTCCAAGAGTCAAATTAGTGACAAGGTAAGGAGGCTAAGGAAGAAATTTTTGACTAATGTGAAAGATGGTGAAGAACCAGTTTTCACGAAGAGTCAGGATTTTCTGGTTTTTGAGCACTCGAAGAGAATTTGGGGCGCTCCAGGAGCTATTAATGGAGGGGTTAAGGATAATGTTAACAATAGCTCAAATGGCAAAGCTAAAAAGAGTGTTGAGGTTAGAAAGATTTCTGAGCCTAAGAGAAGTGCTAAAGTTAGCAAACCAAAGGATGATGAGAAACAGAAGGAAGAAGAGAAACAGATTGCCGTAAAAGAGGTGGTTAAGGAGGATATAGTTAAGGGTGATCAACTGGATTTCCAGTCCAAGTATCCACGTTTGGCTGCATCACTTGAAGCTATGTCTGGCTTGTCTAAAATGTATCCTAATGGAACAAGTTTGTTGAAGGAGAAGATGAGTTTGATTGCTACCGACAAGGCTAAAGTGTTGGAGGAGAAGTGGAAGATTCTGGAGGATGATGAAGCTGACTTGATGGTGAAGCGCCTCGATTTCATTGCGGAGCATTACAGATTGGTGGTTGATGCAATGAGAGGTAACTAGATGCTGATGGATCCTGTTCTATTCAATGCTACAATTTGATGAACTTGTGTTTAGCCCGTGAAGTAGAATTAGTTTTTCAGGTTGTTTCATACATTTACTTGCTTATTTAGTTTTACTAGTGAACTGGTGTTTATGATATCGGCTGTGTTGCTTCTTATATATGTTGGTGTGGTATGGAGTGATTGGCTCTATTGTGGAGTTGCAATGAAATGCCTACACATTCCTATCATATAATGTATGATGGAAGCAAGCTTAGGAACAGCTGAAGTGGAATGTCTGGTTCATCTTTTGTAATATGTCATTTCCTATTCTAGatggaaatatatttaaatgcGATCTTTCTCAGTTTTTGCAGCTTGTGTTGATTCACTTTGTTCTCAAGTTGTTGTAGCTTGTGTTGTCCTTGGCCTACTTGTTATCTCCTTGCAATGTTGATTCACTTTGTTCtcaatggttgttcatgtaatTGATTCGAGTGGGGGATAGTTACGTTTTCCTCTAGATTTTTCCTTTGGTATAGAGCGCAATGTTGTTTCCTGACTAGACAGTTGTTCAATCCTTGAGGTTTCTAGTCTAGTTATATATCTTAAAGAACTTGAATTATGATAGAGAAATTCCTTACTGGCGCTGCTTATTAGGTGTTTCCTTTAACTGCTGATTCTCTATTCTTTCCTAGTGAAGATATTCTGCAGCGCATGAATGCACACACAGATACACCTTGTATATGTGTGTGCGTGTATACACACTTGGATTTATCATCATTCAATCAACTATATGTCAATCCTACGAGTCTATGACAATTGAGGTCAGTTATATGAATTCTCAATATCCGTTTGTTTTGTTCAGGTCCATTGCAATCCCTATACTGAATAATTAGGTCTTAAAGGACAAATTAAGATAGTTCTAAATCTCCCACTCATCTCTTTATGGTATCTTCTTACTAGTCATCACTCATACAGATCTTTTGGTTCCATTTTGTTCTGTTTTTAACCAAGTCTACATTGATTTCAATAGACTTTAGggcttgaaaaaaaatttctccaTGCGACTCAATTTCACCTCttaaaaatctttattattatttcgtCAAACCTATAAAACAGTGCATTTTGAAGGTCTTAACACTGGAGGAAGCCATCTAACTTTATCTTCTATATGTACTACCTGCACTCTGTTAGCCCTCctaattcaattgtatattgcTCTCTCTCTCATACCTTTCGAGGTAGACTCAGAATAGATATCTAAATTGCTCCGTTATGCACCATAGCTCTATGTTACGTAACAATTTTAGCTCTGATTTATGTTTCCTGGAAACATATTTCCCATTTGCTTGCAGTTGCGGAACATCAATTGTGCTGGTTGATGTTGTCGCTCTTTTTTCATACATGCAGAGCATAATCCTGTATGTTCTTTACAAGTCTAGGGTGTGATTCGTATGGCGGAAAATGTTTTTCAGTTTTTCACTCGGAAAATTAGCTGAGGAAAAGGATTTTTCTAATCGAACTAGGGAATCAAGTTCCATATGTGTCATTTCATTCGTTCTCATATcatcttttttgtttatttaccGAACACTAGAAAATGCATTTCTTCCCACACCCCAAGTATGCTATCGTGCTTTTGGAGCAGTTGTTTGATTCTTTGCAAATGATCAATCTGTTGCCAGGGCAAATGATTATATTTTCTGTTGATACAATCAAGTGTGATCTTAGATTTAAGATACATATCTTGTAATTAGTTGCGATTATCAATAATATTGTCTACAACACAATCATAGTACCAAAACATCTTCATTACATTACAGCcccaataaacaaaaaataaataatttggatTATAGGGCAAGTAGCATTGAGGCAGTAGAATAATAGGCAACAGCAAAGATGGCATGGATGAAACACAAAATTCCACCAATTGAGAAAAAATGGTGATGTGAAAACCCACAAGAAGCTCTTGATTTGTTGTTTGCCATTGTCCCTATAACCAGTAGTCCCATTCCTATTGCCATTATGATCCTGTagggaaaaaaaaataaccacAAATTAAACCCAACAAAATATATGATcttcttatttgtttttatcGATTTTTAATGAGTTAGCTTTTTTGATTAAATAGTTACGGTTCATTTCTTTAAACATACAAGAGTCAAACACATATTATATCTTTGGTTTATTTCATGTTGGGCCTAAATATTACGTTGTTTATGTTTCAGATGTCCAATCTTGAACACATGCATGATGTTTGATCATGTCTAGTCGAAGAAATGAGTCATTCAatgttctttttatatataatctcgaataatattctttcaccttgtgAAAAATTAGATCTAAGGTCTCAAACATTTCATAGTAAGAAAAACCaaagtaaataacaaaaaaaaaactctccgtttcaaaaagaattatctcctttcttttttgtaaaagaATGACCCCTTGGTAATACTTTTgttttaactttccacgtgacataCTTTGATAAACGAATGAGTTGAAGAGGTACCATGTAAAAACAAGACAAGCCATTGATAGCTTTCTACTTGGGGATGCTTGCTTAATGTCATCAGTAGCACAAACACTGCAGCCACCAAGAAGATTGGCAAGAACATGAGCAATGGCAAGAAGAGATGCTGCAGCCACACCTAGTACAAATGCATCATGGCTTGGCTCTTTACATTCGAATAACCATAATCGAAGATGTTTTTCCTGTTCCAAAATCCCcaaaacacaaaacaaaaaatcaataacAATTTTTCTACATTCTTaggtatttttatttgttatagcTAGTAATAATTTTTAGAAGTTACTAGTACCACTTTTTATGAATGATTTACCTATACATACTTTTTAGGTGATCTATATTGTTAAGAAGGGAATGGAAAATGTTCTTAACTTATATCGATTTGGACGGACCTCCCACGTGAGATAGCTTTTGAGATTGAGTTAGACTCAGATATCATTTCTTTACATGCTATCAAAATCAGACCCATCTCAATTTGTTATTTGACCGATGTTGGACGCCATTATATATAAGTGTTCACACTACAATTGAGGTCAGTGGCGGAGCCGTGAAGGGGTGTCGACCGACATCCCTTCGTCGCAAAATTACATTGTGTAgttagaataaatttttttttttatgtatatatattacatattgacACTCCTTGGCTTCTACAcgattttatttctttagatTTTGACACCCCTAAGACAAAATTCTAGCTCCGCCACTGGTTGAGGTTTGGGCGTGCGGGGGAATGTTAAGAAGTATCATATCAATAGAGGCATGAGAAATTGCTCTCTTTATATGGACTTGAACAAACCTCTCCTCGTGAGCGAGCTTTTGGAATTGATGTAGACTCTGGCGTTGTATCTTTACTATATATTGGTTAATAGGAGTTAAACTTAagtcaaatattattaaagataAATTTCTCTCTACAGATTTGAGTCGTTCgttatatataaatagtagatgttgaatttCTTTAGTAAAAATCCTATCGTAgcaatttaatttgttatatgaAGTTGAAAGAGATACCTGGTTTTGAGCTGCTTCTGCTTTGATTCCAAGAATGCCAGCAATGGAGTCTAAGGCCACAATCAACAAGCAGACAAAAATACCAAACAATTTAGCCATTTTCTCATCAATTTGTTAAGTATCTTCAACACAAAAAATGTATGTAAGTTTTTGTGTTGCACTTTGATACAAGAAAATGCTGATTTTACATAAGATATACCTTAGTATAAATAGGTGAACTTTAATGTAATgggttttcaactttttattgTTAGTATAAATAATACGTGCTCCctccattctttttttaattgttattgtttttttttttgacagtTAAACTATATGAATGTTAACTAACAATTTAAGAtgtatattttaatcatattgatGTGAAAAAAGTTGCATTATACAGtacttttcgtatagtttttaaatatctaaaaaaaattatttttataatatcgaaagaatgtaatttaatttagatttaaaaattaattaaatttacttttgaaaaaaaaatatgcaacaTGACAGCTAAAAAGAAACGGAGATAGTATTTGTGTAGCTTTTGAGAAAAGCTTATTTTGTCCTTACAATGGTAGCTTTGTTTGTGCTCTTTTGCCTACTTTTTTGCTCGTCTTTGGATTCCCTAAATTGCATAGAAGAAAAGTTGGGTATAAACCAGCTAAGGAGTTAAAGAATAATGATGTGGCTTAGGCATCTATCAATCACATgagcaaagaaaaaaaaaagggtaaatTGGTGAGTTTCCAATGCatttttttgactttgaaaTTAAGgtacataatacatatatagggAATTACATTGAATTGGTAATTTATCTAATTGTTCCTACCAGAGCTAGCTCAATTcaactcttcaaaaataataatatttgtgtatatatacacatctcGGTATTCGATACTTACAGCGATGTCTCAACTATTTTAGATTCAACATGTTAATCCTATTAAAGAGTTCGGTACTCACATTAAGGCCCTAACTATTTTGGATTCGAACACATTAGGCTTACTAAAGGGAGAATTGCACCACAGGAGGAATCTTTCGATTCCAAGATTTGAATCACGATGAAATAaccacaaatatttttaaaataagcattTACGTGTTAGAATACTCTAAGAAAACAAGgaatagaaacaatttttttaaagtaaataacACAAATCCATGCTAAATTCCATTTAGCTACGGATTATATGCAAATTCAATTAGATTGGAATTATCTAGCAGCAAGGGATTATCAATAAATTCCGTagctaatttcatattttctatagGTTGAAAATGACaataaactttattttaaaagatactactatttaattattttttcttcttctcagtttcataaaaattattaatagaaCACTTGTATGATCATGATGCTAAAGAAATTAAAGTAAAGGATCGAAAGGAAGAATAAATGTAAGTTCTAcaagaatattttatatagtttgCACAAGCTAGCATCAGTGTTCCTTGAGGTAGAAGCAAGAATTATAATCTTTACATAGAACAACTAAAAAGTTAGTTTTCTCATAAGACTAGACTCTGAAAAAGTTGCaacatttatttaaatattaacacTTTCTGATGTGgttatgtttcatatttttcgTTGGTATATATGCTTGGGGCGGAAGGAGAGTTCTAGCTGCCAGTTCGGAtaaatttaataacttttatttagatattatatgtcttaaaaaaagatttatcaaaaattataaatattaggAGACCAAATCACCGAAGACATAGGAAGGTGTGGACGGAGGTCACATATTAGGATGAAAGGTTAGTAGATAGTGAAGTGTTGTCTTGTTGTTCGAAGGTTTAGGCCTCGTTCGAGTATGCTTAATACTAGTCTATTCATCTAGTTCttgctttatatatatttcatgtgtTGTTTATTGAACTCTGAAGGGTAGCTCAACTGGTAAAGGCTTGAGGACAAAGTCCTTCAGGTTGCCAGTTCGAGCCCCAGCAGGGCCACTGGAGGCATTACAAATTGGCCGCGTCTTCAGAGCTCAGTGGAACTAACCGTGGTGCACCCGCCTTGAAACAGCGGGATCCGATAGATATAGCTAATCGGATTCGCAAAGCAATATTCGAAAACTAcggcaaaaaaaaaattatttattgtgtttctatcatcacattattttgttgttgttcctTTCTGGTATATATTTtacaatgtacttgttataattgttttGCACTTGAACATGTACTAAATAAACAATCTCTCAACGATTCTATCTTCACaagataatataaaatttgCGTACAATATTCTACTAGTGGAAGTCCATGGAATATGTTTGTTGTTTGAAGACCAAATTGGTTCAGATATCAAATTGGGCCTTTTAGTTTGTGTTTTATACACAGATTCTAAAAAGGAACATGAGGCATAGTCCATAGCACAAATATTCACAAATAACTTGTGGATCTCCCgagcaatttttttatatatattctattttaaaattgatctaaatcaaattgaaatttgatatattacgttctaaacaattttaaatgattaaattcaattcaaacttttaaaatcaATAGCTTCGCTTATCTCTCTCCTTCCGCcatcaatctcatcataatCCAACCAATTTTTCTATACAGCACAAGTTTTGCAAATGTTTATAAACTATTTGCataacttttattaaaaaaatggcCAAAAGTTAAAACACCGGTCCTTATGAAGGATATActtaagggcccgtttggataaCCAAACTGTGTTAAAACGGATCCAACAAATTCGGA
Proteins encoded in this window:
- the LOC101244202 gene encoding protein VASCULATURE COMPLEXITY AND CONNECTIVITY-like; the encoded protein is MAKLFGIFVCLLIVALDSIAGILGIKAEAAQNQEKHLRLWLFECKEPSHDAFVLGVAAASLLAIAHVLANLLGGCSVCATDDIKQASPSRKLSMACLVFTWIIMAIGMGLLVIGTMANNKSRASCGFSHHHFFSIGGILCFIHAIFAVAYYSTASMLLAL
- the LOC101243904 gene encoding STOREKEEPER protein, giving the protein MAPKTKSRLVDQPPSASSSEEQELVEESQEEEEQQSREEEGEEESGEETEEDEEPKTSHPVVKRPISQKLVQTPQKPQFSSGSENGSGSDSEAESGSSLPSPSASAFTVKPNVAAKAAASSKATPKRPQEAQKEKGRKKPKVAEEEEKKSAATPRSLWSDDDQLALLKGILEYKTVKGMEPSADMSAFHEFIRGKLQAEVSKSQISDKVRRLRKKFLTNVKDGEEPVFTKSQDFLVFEHSKRIWGAPGAINGGVKDNVNNSSNGKAKKSVEVRKISEPKRSAKVSKPKDDEKQKEEEKQIAVKEVVKEDIVKGDQLDFQSKYPRLAASLEAMSGLSKMYPNGTSLLKEKMSLIATDKAKVLEEKWKILEDDEADLMVKRLDFIAEHYRLVVDAMRGN
- the LOC109120782 gene encoding STOREKEEPER protein-like gives rise to the protein MPKVAEEEEKKSAATSRSLWSDDDQLALLKGILEYKTVKGMEPSADMSAFHEFIKGKLQAEVSKSQISDKVRRLKKKILTNVKDGEEPVFTKSQDFLVLSTRRELGRSRI